Proteins from a genomic interval of Ptychodera flava strain L36383 chromosome 7, AS_Pfla_20210202, whole genome shotgun sequence:
- the LOC139137232 gene encoding signal peptide, CUB and EGF-like domain-containing protein 2, with protein MFTYNGACGKSEQFVTEIIKKLGEEIEHHHLCFVGNKRVCGTDSLSWRCGEERKRSADDDLVLEIRVESTANFKDYEDLQNQGVDVAMITEEMERTLNKSIVRFEEFVRSGNLSLDVNGTIYDVDVDSFAIGKLVQTCVLGHANTPFGCMACAIGTFYNSSINECLPCDVNTYQDSEAQLGCKKCEDGQYTKRAGSYTRYQCLEKPEENPTKSGGLQALYLVVICVSAALIFVIVLASVTCLVWRRKPKPKSRNLII; from the exons ATGTTCACTTACAACGGTGCGTGTGGAAAATCCGAACAGTTTGTCACAGAGATAATCAAGAAACTCGGGGAAGAAATTGAGCATCACCACCTGTGTTTTGTCGGTAATAAACGGGTCTGCGGCACTGATAGCTTAAGCTGGCGGTGTGGGGAAGAACGCAAACGGTCAGCAGACGATGATCTAGTCCTTGAAATTAGAGTTGAAAGTACAGCTAACTTCAAAGACTATGAAGACTTGCAAAACCAGGGAGTCGATGTGGCCATGATAACAGAAGAAATGGAAAGAACTTTAAACAAATCCATCGTCAGATTTGAAGAATTCGTAAGGAGTGGGAATCTGTCCCTTGACGTCAATGGAACCATCTATGATGTAGATGTCGATTCCTTTGCCATAGGAAAACTGGTACAGACCTGCGTACTAGGCCATGCTAATACACCATTTGGATGCA TGGCCTGTGCGATtggcacattttataactcTTCAATCAACGAGTGCCTACCATGTGACGTCAATACCTACCAAGACTCCGAAGCTCAGCTGGGGTGCAAGAAGTGTGAAGATGGCCAATATACAAAACGTGCCGGAAGTTACACAAGATATCAAT GTCTGGAAAAGCCGGAAGAAAACCCGACGAAGTCAGGAGGCTTGCAAGCATTGTACCTTGTTGTTATCTGTGTGTCAGCTGCCCTAATCTTTGTGATCGTCCTCGCATCGGTAACATGCCTGGTGTGGAGGAGGAAACCCAAGCCAAAAAGCAGAAACTTGATTATCTAA